The Peromyscus leucopus breed LL Stock chromosome 4, UCI_PerLeu_2.1, whole genome shotgun sequence genome segment CATCTGAGACTTGGAGAGGTCTGAAGGACCAAGAATAGAAAGTCTACTGCTTGCTGGATGCCAGCAGCATCCAGAGAGCCATAATAAAGCAGGTGCTGATTACATCATGAGTGTGGCTCTGTTTGGGAAGATGAGAAGGAACCCTTTGCTTTTCAGATTTAATTAGTTGATGCAAACTTACTGAGACAGAGTATCTAAGGAAACACCGCTGTAGAAGACATTGGTCTTAGATTTGTATAGAGGTTGTACAGGAGCCATGTGCCCTAGATTATTAGGGAGTATGAGAATGTAGATTATTAGGGAGTATGAGAATGTGAACAGTGCAGGCTCAATAGACTCAGTTCTCTAGTTGACATTGCATaactctgtccatctgtccatccatttcCCCAATCTATCCACTCACTTGCCCAGTTAATTATCTATTCATCCAACCATCTACATATTCATTTATCCATCTGTACATCAAACCACTTGTCCATCTTTTATATATCCACTGCTAGGGGTAAAAAATTGGATAGAATGTTTGCTGGAGATTAACTGCCttattgaaaattttctttttgggtCATTTGCAAATTTCCACAAAGGACTTGATGAGGAAGACCCAGATGACCATAGaataagaaatgagaaaagataagatctcaaatattattttttttgttgctgttactaTTGCTGCTGTTTTGAGCTAACAATTTGTCAATGACATATATGtctagaaacatttattttgtgtgaggtAATGGAAGCTACTATAGAACTTTGCTAggttttcattattcttttaGAACCCAATTAATGTTTTCCACCATCTTAAGCatttttttgagaaacaaaaaccttattccttttaaaaattttcacgTTTTCCttgaataatatttcacaacCATTCATTTCCATGTACTGTGTTGTTCTGGGAGATAAAATGTTTAAtgtatgactgagcatccttttGTATATGCCCCAAAATAATATGACTAGtatagtggtatagctgggtcttgaggtagattgattcccagatttttgagaaactgccatattgatttccaaagtgactgtgtAAGTTTTCACCCCCACCAGctatggaggagtgtttcctttgctccacatcctttccaccaggagctgtcacttgtggttttgatcttagccattctggtaggtgtaagatggaatcttagaatcattttgatttgcatttccctgatggctaaggaagtTGAAcgtttctttaagtatttctctgcTATTTCaaattcctctattgagaattctctgtttagatctgtgctcTATTTTTAAGTTGgactgtttgggtttttttgatgtctagcttcttgagttctttatgtattttggtaatctgccttctgtcagatgtggggttgctgaagatctttccccattctgtaggctgccattttatttctttgatagtgtcttttgccttaaagaaacttttcagtttcctgaggtcccatttactaattgttgatcttagtgtctgctcTATTGGTGCCCTgatcaggaagttgtctcctgggccaatgcattcaaggctttttccactttctcttctattagattcagtgtatctggatttatgttgaggtcttttatcctcttggacttgagttttgtggagggcgatagatatgggtctatttacatttttctacatgcagacatccaattAGACcggcaccacttgttgaagatgatttcttttttccattgtataattttggcttctttgtcgaaagtcaggtgtccataggtgtgtagatttacaCCAGGGTCTTAGATTAGAATCCATTGGtctgcttgtctgtttttatgccagtaccaatcAGTTTTTaatactatagctctgtagtacagcttgagaTCAGGCATTGTGATAtctttggaagttcttttattttacaagattgttttagctatcatggtttttgtttgtttgtttttctacatgAGGTTAAGTATTGTTCCTTCAAGATCTGTGACTAATGGTGTttggattttaatggggattgcactgaatctgtagattgcttttggtaagatggccatttttactatatgaatcctaccaattcatgaacatgggagatcttcccattttctgatatcttttccaatttttctctcttcaaagacttgaagttcatgtcatataggtctttcacttgcttgattatttgaggctattgtgaaaggtgttgtttccctaatttgtttctcagcccgtttatcataccacaaggacatttgcccaactatgttcatagcagctttattcataatagccagaacctggaaagaatctagatgtccctcaacagaagaatggataaagaaaatgtggtacatttacacaatggagtattactcagctgttaaaaacaatgacatcatgaaattttcaggcaaatggaactagaaaaaattcatTCTGAGAGAGGTaatccagacttagaaagacaaacatggtatgtactcattcataagtggatattagctataaaataaaggaaaactatgctacaatccactaGGTAATGAGGAGGATTCAAGGGGGAACACCCAGAtctttctgggaaggggaaatagaagagatttcatgagtgtacTGAGGGTAGGTGGGGATGGGTACATGATCGATCAGGtttggggggcagagggagagagtactgaaagagactactggaaaggggggaATTTTGGGATCAGttaaaaacctggtgcaaggaaatctcccaggaatctgcaaggatgaTCCCAGGTAAGACTCCTAGCACTAgcgatacatagcctgaactggtcatcttctgtgaccaggcaagacttcaagtggagggagtgggaaatcaacccagccacatgaccttccatttacagtctgtcctgcctatgggatgtgctggggtaagggtggcctagagactgagggagtggccaaccaatgactggcctagcctaaaacccatgccaggagagtaagcccactcctgacactgcctggaataCCAGTATCCACAGGCTGAATGACCCTGAGACCTAGGATAGGACCAAAAATGACTGGAGGAAAACTACAATACCAATGTAATGATGCTTAAccatattctgctatactcatagattggtgattaccccaattgtcatcagagaggcttcatcaaGCAACtggtgggaacagatgcagacccacagtccaacattaggcagagcttgggggaATCcttctgaagagagggaagaatgattttaggaaccagaggggtcaaggacatcacaagaaaacccacagcatCAACTAGCctgggatcacagagactgaactgacaaccagggagactgcatgggactcacctaggccctctgcatctgtGTTACAGCTTggtcatactgggttgccttgttcagcttttttttattaagacattttttttttgttcattttacataccaatcacagatccccctctttcctcctcctacccacccccattccttcctacaagaagataaggtTTCTACCAAAATTACAGAAATCTAAAAACACTAGGTTGTTTTCATCTGAACAGCCATGATGCCAGACTCTCTCAGGCTGTACATGCCTCCCTTTTCTGTTACCATTGtagcaataacaaaacaaatgtgtttctattccttcttcccctcccactTTGGAAGGAAGTGTCAGTTCATCTATGCCAAAGTTTTTTTTTGAATTCTGACACCCTACAAAGGATGAATCAACCACTCTGACCTTTGAGAATAGGTGGGATTTGAGCTACTCGTTCATAAGGGTTTAGAATggtagaggaaagggagaggatgtTCCAGAATTGTGAGTTTCCACATTCTGTACTCACCATGTTCCAAAAGTTTGCCAAGTATTATTCTAGGTGCTCAAAAACATATTGATCCAGCTCCAACCTTAAGGTCATCTGGGTTCCACAGACACCAAGCCAACTTTTGACGCTGTGATAAGCACTGAGTATCGTCATAGCATATGACCAGGGAGCTCATCTCTTCAAATACTTCTTACAGGAGGTGATACCTTAGCAGGGCATTGAAAAGTGAGTGATTTCTATGGGCAGATGGGATAGGTGTAATGTCCTCAAATAGAAAATGCACCATGAGATTCTCTGACTCACAGACAGACATTGTGAATGGGGGATGCAGAAAGAGCCTGGCAGCCGAGGTCGGTGTCCTCAGTATCTCCAAGGGCCTGTGGTAGAAATGGTGCTGCCTGTTGCTCAGGAAATCTTAGATGTATCTGGACTGAAGATTCTAGGACAATGGAGGCTGTCTCTTCTGTCCTAGCCACCTCTTTGCTGGTCCTTCTATTATCCTGCCAACTCTAAACCTGCCAAGCTGCCCTGACAAGTGAGCTATAGCTGAATACTTGGGGTTCAGATATGGACTCCTTCTTTTGCTTTCACTCTTAGTCCTCAATGTTTTAGGCAGGGATATTAGAGGCAGGAGGTGCAGAGATGAATGAAACCTTATGGCAACAGGTAACAATTAACAAGTGAAGCATGCTCAGCTTTTAAATGGGCTATTTGGGTTAATAAAGGGCTGGTGTTCATtttgagaaggaaaatgaaaatactgGAGGAAAAAGGGTTAATCATAATAAAGTAAATGCACATGATTCTTTTCCATTGACTATTACTGCAGCTTATCAACGTACTCCAGAATCTAGATTGATTGTTTTACAGTGTTTTTAcgaggcaggaatctggaggagCTTGGTTGGGCAGTTCTGTTCCAGTCTCTCATGAGACTGTACTCAAGCCAGCAGCTGGGTTGCAAGGCTGCCGGGCAGGCTCTGCTTCTGAGCTCACACATGCAGCTGTTGTCTGTGGGAGCTGTTGACCATGTCCCATACGGCCTCTCTTTAGGGCAGCTTACAGCATAGAATCTGGCTTCCCCCAGTGTACAGAGAAAGAACAGGGCCTCAAAGAACTCACTAAAGTGTCTTTTATAATCCAATCCGCTCTCTGTAGTAACCTGTTATCACCTCCGCTGTACTCCAGAGTCCAGCCATAACTCTGGCAGAGGGTTAGAGGGAATGAGCATGAGGAAGCAGGGATCACTAGCAGCTCCATCCACTCCCTCCAGCTGCCTGAGACCATTTCCACACGCTTAGTCACTTAAAACAGCAGAAATGCATTCTGTGACAGTGGAGGGGACTAGAAGTCTGAAATCAAGGCATCAGCAAGGTGGCAGTCCCTCTGAAGCTCAGGGAAGgaacccctcctcctctcttccttgctTCTGGTGGTCCACACAGTCCGTGGGCCCCTCTTCTGCTGGTGGCAGCAACATCACTTCAACCTTTGCCTCTGTGTCACATGGGTCTGTCCCCTGTGCCTCTTCTGTGTCCAGTCCTCATTTTTGAAGGACACCAGTCAAGGGAGATTGAGTCCAGCACTTTAACTGTAAAGACTCTGCCCAGGAAAGATCCTCATAGATTGGGGAAGGACATTAATTTGAGGAGGGAACTTTCTAACCAGCACAGTGAAGCTGGCTGTCACTCAGAATCCCAGGGGTTGCAACTACTGCAGATCAAAGTACAGGGTAGCTTTTCCGCTTCTCTTccattcctttttccttccccccccctcaCTCCTTCCACTCCTTCCCTCTTTTATTTTCCAGCACAAAAGCTTTACATTCTTCCTGACTTTTCTGGGATTTGCCTCTTGTGCTCTGCTCCTGCCACTCAGAGCAGCTGAGCTCTATTTGGATTTCACTTCAGGGCAGTAGAGGGTGAGGACAATGGGAAATTATGTCTGCTCCAGTTCCCACCATATTGATTCCTTTTCTTAATATTATGTAAGTAATGCATCTCCATAATGGAAAAgttaataaacacaaataaaaagaaacatcacCTATACTGCCCCCACCTGGACATTGCTACAATTGATGTGAACACTTCCAGACCtcttttaaaacatataatacagataagtatattttaattaaggtGAAAATACAAGATACATTACTTTGTAGCAAGCTCTTCCCACCCAATGTTCACGAGCATCTTTCTGTGTGAGTAGACATCAGAATCAGGGATTTTTATTGTACCTCTGGTTTCAAACCAGGACAGTGTGCCTGGCCATCTTCTGTCCTCTATCCTGACATCGCCCTCTCAGTCCAAGGTCAGAGAATGAAGGCAGGGATAAAAGAGGCAGTGGATGTGAGCTGCAGGATTGAGGGAAGGAGCCCAGCCAGCCAAAGATCTTCGTGATACCTCCTTCTCCTGCCCAGCAGGGGATGGCAGAGCTTCTGAGGCACTGTGTCAGATTTCACAATGCATCAACCACCCCACCACTCTCTCACCCGAGAATCTCTTTATGCTATTCTTTGTCCTATGCAGTTTGTATAGGTTCCACACCAGAGGTAGTACCACCCAGTGCAGAAGGAGTCCACACACTGAGCTCCGGATACCCGAAGAATTTGTTGGGAACCAGGAGAAGAGAATGGCTGTGTGCCTCCTAAGTCAGAATGGGAGTCCccaggggaaaggggagggagaggaaggagtaaGTCACCCACCATGGAGCTCCTCTATCACTACCTGCCCCTCACCCGCCTTGCCTACTCCGCCTCTGCCTAGGGAGTTTGGGGGACCATGCAGTCCTAGTCACATTGCTGAAAGTAGAAGTCCGTGATGGGAGCGTCCGAGGCGGCCTCCTCAGGGATCTGGGTGAGCCTGACAGGCTGGTCAGCTTCGGGCGCAGTGCCGAGGAACCAGCCGGGGTAGGCGGCTGACTCGAAGCTGGAGGTGAGGCCCATATCCCGCCGGTAGAAGGTGAAGCTCTTGGATTCCTTAGTCCCGAGGTAAAGCTCCATAATGTTCACGGGCTGTAGAAAAGGGCCATGAGGGATGAGACACAGGAGTGCCAAAGAGAGAGGGCTAAGCTGGGCAAGGGAAAGGTCCCCAGGGAGGGGGCAGCGCTGGCTCAACATGCCTTCGCCAGCATCTGAAGGTACCTAGGCTGTAGAGTGGCAGAGTGTGCTCgcctctcctgcctcaggcccaGAAGGTGAAGACGCTGCAGCAGGACTCACCTCAAGTTTCAGAGTCggctctttctctgtcccacaggaCAGGCACTGGCTTCCTCCCTGAACACCCAGGATGACAGGGGACAGACTGGCATCCAGTGCCCGATTTGGCACGACGCTGATCTCCTCACCTAGAGGAAAAAGGCAAGATTCGGGAACTTGCTTGTCCTTCTGCCCACTCTCCCCCAGGAGTAGGTCTTAAAGGGTTTAGAGCCAGTGTGAGGCATCCTGCCTTCCAACACACTGTTAAGGCTAATCTCCTGCCACCTGGCTAAGGTTGTAAACCAAAGCACAGGAACACCAGGTAAGACCTCCTACCCCATCCCTCTTGCTCAGGGCTAAACTTTGATAGATTCTCTAAATTCCAAGAGATTACCCCTCCCACTACCCCCTTTAATTCCCTTGACTCCCAGGCCTCTTTTCTGGACCTTGTCTTATCCCGTTAGAGTTGCGTAGTGTCTTTAGCCCCTGTGGGATTTCTGCAGAAGAGGATTTCACTCTGTACATCACCCCTCATCCcgtgtacacatgcacagacaatCACACACATATTACATCTATACATGCATATT includes the following:
- the Il36rn gene encoding interleukin-36 receptor antagonist protein isoform X2; translation: MVLSGALCFRMKDSALKVLYLHDNQLLAGGLHAGKVIKGEEISVVPNRALDASLSPVILGVQGGSQCLSCGTEKEPTLKLEPVNIMELYLGTKESKSFTFYRRDMGLTSSFESAAYPGWFLGTAPEADQPVRLTQIPEEAASDAPITDFYFQQCD
- the Il36rn gene encoding interleukin-36 receptor antagonist protein isoform X1 → MSGTVEIEEEKIPEVWETFWSQGKVKCSSLLLWTLVPSWCFRMKDSALKVLYLHDNQLLAGGLHAGKVIKGEEISVVPNRALDASLSPVILGVQGGSQCLSCGTEKEPTLKLEPVNIMELYLGTKESKSFTFYRRDMGLTSSFESAAYPGWFLGTAPEADQPVRLTQIPEEAASDAPITDFYFQQCD